tccaatccatttagTCAAGTGACGGTCGGGGTAAACTTTTGCTCTGGCTCCACACGGGTggctgtgggggggggggggggggggggggggggggtggcttttttgtttttgttgttgtgtttgttttttgttcgaCAGGCGGCGGGACGTCTCCGGGCTGCCAGTTTGACTTGGAGCTCGTCCGCTCCCCGCCGCTCTTGTGTGGAGCGCGTCCGCTCCCGCCGGGCCGGGCCCAACAAAAGCCGCCATTCAAACCCACCGAGCGAGTGGACGTGACCAGACGCGGGGGCCGGCGCGGCACCGAGGCCAAAGGCTCGGCGGGCCCGGTCGGCCGGGCCGGCCGGGCCTTTCTCGCTGTCGGAAGAGGCCAGGCGGCTCGCTTTCTTCTGCTCGCCGTGCTCCCACGCCACATCCGTGGCATTAACACTGCCCATGGCCAATGTTTCCATTTGGAAGGCAAAGCATGTTCTTCACGTGTTCCTCGTCACATCTGAAGATTGGACGCCAGCCAGACGAGGTCCGAAAAAGAagcgctctttttttttttttgtccggcgTCGGGGCCCGACCGGTCTTctcgccggccggccggccggccgtggGCTTTGCCGCATCCCGACCCGCTCTCACTTTAAGAGCTCATCTGGATTAGCCGGCGGGCTCCATCAACCTCGTCCCCCCCGCCGGGTGCCCGACGGGTGCCCGACGGGCTTTCCCAGCGGGAAGTCCGGGACAGATGGCCGGACCCCCGAGGATGGGGCGGACTTAGGGGCCCCGACCCTCATTTCTTGTTTTGCGTTGGCCCGTAAACGCCGGGCGCCCCCAGtgaggtgggtgggtgggggctgATTTGGCCTTTGGAgcagcagaaaaaaagaggCTTATATTTGGGTCCTTGCAACAAAAAGTTGAGAGTCAACGACCCACGGCAGCCCCGTCCGTCCGTGTTTGTGGCCTGCGGTCACGTTGGACTTTTTGACACtttcttcttctatttttgCCTATCTGAGCTCCAGACGGGGGCCCTTATCGGCCCTTCGGGCGCCCAGGCAGGAAGCGCGGCCGGGCTCTGTCAATCAGCCCCTCCTCCACGCACGGAAGGAAGGCGTTGAAGAGCGAGCCGCTCACGTCGCAAAGGCACCAGTCGCCGTCAATTCCGGCACCCCCTCACCATTGGAGAAGATACAGCCTGTTCCATGCTTAATCAACTGCCAAATTGTCCCTATCCTTTGACCCTCTACATGGGTCCTGATGCTGGACCAGGGATGAACTCCCCCTCGATGCCGTGTCGCCGTGACGTCACGGGCCAAAGTGACCGGCGCCCTTATCCCTTAccaccctccctctctccctccctgcccccctcccccccgtGTGGGCGGAGCGAAAGGGGCCGAGCGGGGCCGCTTGTCCGTCCGCCCTCATTGCTCCGGCGTCGTTGGACGCTGTCGGGTGGGCTGAAGGCCGGGTGTGCCAGTGCTCGCACACGCTCGCTCGCTCTGCAGCGGACCGAGCCCGGGGCCCGAGCCCGGAACCCGAGCCCGGCCAAAGTCGACGCCGGTCAAGCCGCCATGGAGGAGCGCGCGCGCTTCCAGAGAAGAAAACAAGCAAACCCGCGCAGGAAGAGCGGTAagacgcactcactcactctcgcaCTCACTTACTCACGTAATCAGTGGTTCGGCGCACGCACAAGCCACTTGATGGATTGGCTCCCCCCCCTGTTTTCAGACCAAAAGAAATCGAAAAGCATCCAAAATTGTGGTGCTTGATGGCCATTTGACTTCCAAAAGCAGCCATGGCCAAACTTGTCGAAATGTACGCCAGTTTTGTCCTGCCCGTCAaaagagaggagaaaaaaaaactaacattggAGAACACTTGACTGCCTAATTATAGACTTCccttttttccttccaaaaaactgaatttgtttTGCTAACTTTTAGACTAATGAATATGTCCTAACCTTGTAAACGATAGGAAAGTCACAAGAAGCTCTGTGAAGAATGAAGCTGGCACCTTTTTGCCGCAATGTGTTTTCccccccaaacccaaaccccctttttttcactTGAATGTATTTTAGCCTTCCATTAGTGCCACGTCCATGTAAAACAGCAGACAAAATGGGAGCCCGAAAACCAGAGGCCAAAAGACGGAGCCTCGGAAGCGCCTTTTAAAAAGTCACCACCGCGTGGGTCCTTTGGCTGGCCTCGGGATGCTTGATGGCAAAGCGCTGAGGCATTGACAAAGATGGCCCGAAGGGGGCTTGATGGGGGCGTGGTCCTTTGTGCGCATGGTTACTTAGTATGTATGCCCTCTGCCAGCGCTTCCCCCTCCACCCCCAATGGACCCGGCCGGGCCAGTCCCGAATGGCCAGCGCTCCCCAGGTGGCCCGCGCTGCCCACGTTGCCCGCCTTTCCCGCCTTTGTCAAAAGGTTTTGACAAAGGCCTCGCCCGCCATCCTAAGCAAAGTCAGAGAGTGGCGGCCGGGGCCGACGGGAGGAGGATGACGCCGACTTTGCGCCTCCGCCCGCGTCAGCGCTTTCACTTCTGCAAATGTTCCCGGAAGCCTCCCCCGCGCCGTCCGATTGGCCGCCGACAGGCCGCCGACAGGCCGCCGACAGGCCGCCGACAGGCCGCCGACAGGCCGCCGACAGGCCGCCGACAGGCCGCCGACAGGCCGCCGACAGGCCGCCGACAGGCCGCCGACAGGCCGCCGACAGGCCTCTCCCGTCAATAACCTCGCCCCGCCCTCCCACAGTGGCGTCAGACGGCGACTGCGACGTGGCGGCCACGCCGGAACCCCAACAAGAGGACGGACCGACGGCGGGCGGGTCGCCCTTCTTCTCCGAGGCGCGCCGGTACCTTTGGCGCGGCGACACGGCCGTGGTCTACCCGGAAGACCCGGACCAGGAGGCCGAGTCGCCGCCCGCCGGCCGGGAGGCGGAAGCGGCCGGCCCGGAAATCGCCCGCCGGCCCACCGGAGAGCAGGTCGGTGCCGTGCTCGTCCAAACCAACGGATGGGTGGCCCGTCGGAAAAAGCGGGTAACCCCCCATTCGTCCACTCGACCCTTTTCCCCCCTTTGCCGTCGTCAGCTGCCCAACCGAGGCGCCGGCAACCGAAAATTCAAGTGCGGCCAATGCGGAAAAGCCTTCAAGTACAAACATCACCTGAAGGAGCACCTGCGCATCCACAGCGGTAGGTGGGGAGCGGTCCCTCCCGGGGGCCGTCCCGAGACGGACCCGGGGCCATTTCCACCCGGCTCCGCCCCCCTCTGACGCCTTCTCTTTTCCAGGCGAGAAACCCTACGAGTGCCCCAACTGCAAAAAGCGCTTCTCCCACTCGGGCTCCTACAGTTCGCACATTAGCAGCCGTAAATGCTCTCAGATGGTCGGGCCTCCGCCGTGGCCCGAGCCGTGGGACGCCCTCTCACAGAAGGCCCACGCGGCGGAGCCCGGGGACCGGTACGCCGGCCCTTTCCGCCCCGAGGCTCTGTCGGGAGCGCAACGGCAGCGGCGCCCGGGGCCAAGCGACCCGGAGCGCCACACGGAGGAACTGCTGAAGATTTCCCTGGCCGTGGGCCTCCCGCGACAGTTTGTCAGGGATTGGTTGGCGGCGCGCCACGTCGAGAGCCACGGCTCGCCCGGGAGCCACGGCTCGCCCGGGAGCCGGCCCATCTTCTCGGACGCCGGCGGTGGCTCGCCGCTCTCCTCGCCGTCCCCCGACGCCCCCCGCGCCGACGCCCCGCTGGACCTTTCGGTGCCCAAGCGGTGGGCCGAGCCGACGGAACCCGGCGTTCTCCGGACGACCCACTCGCCGGCGCCTTTCCTCCCGCCGGCCACGTCGGCGTCCCCCGAGCGGCGCCCGTTCTCTGACGGCGTGGCCTCGGTGTCCCGAGTGGCCTACGCCTTGGCGACGGGAGCGGCCGCCCTGGTGGACATCCAGCGTGCCGGGAAAAACGTGTGGAAAAGCACTTTTCAGGTATGCTTTTGAGTGGAAATGGCTTGTTTGACACCCATGTGACAGCCAGCCACCCTCTATTCGGGtagaaaaggggggggggggggggggggggtctgtgAACTGAAGTCAATGACAAAGGCCAAGTGCCAGTCAAGGTATGAGCATAAATGGGCGGCGGGGGGTCTCCAGACCTAAGCTCTGTCCAGACTTGGGATCAAGGTGGGTGGGGGAGGGGCTCCAGAAGGTGTCTCGTGGTCAACAGGTGCGGGATTACCGCTGAGCCCCTCCCTGTGCGCTTCATTCTTTCCGTGTTtgtccttgtgtgtgtgtatttgtgtgtgtgtgctctagAGGGCGCTATTGGAGAGCTCTTGCGACTACCTGTCAGGTGCGGAGGAGGCGACAGAAAGCCAGTGGCAAAAGGACAGCGGCAGCGCTACCTATGCCTGCGACTTGTGCCACAAAACATTCCAGAAGAGCAGTTCCCTCCTCAGACACAAATATGAGCACACAGgtactcttcttttttttattccccctcTTAAAgaaagggtgtcaaagtggcggcccgggggccaaaactggcccgccgcctcattttgtgtggcccgagaatgtcaatcatgagtgccgacgtTCTGTGTTGGGATCCAATTCAAATTCAGATGGGTATtccatttcctcattttcccccttttaattgatttttaaaatccatttttcatggtttttagttcaaaaatcctaatacggcaccctgtctattttggagaaaatgtaagacttttaagtgcgccttatagtcgtgaaaatatggcagtttttatttgacagggcttttttattttaaaaaaattaaaatacaaaaaaaaggccaaaagtgAGTGCTTTGCTTTCAACTTCTAAAGAGGAAAGTATttcgcaatactaagtgtcctgcgactgcaatcagtggataGGCGTCAGCTGCTTCactcagccca
Above is a window of Stigmatopora nigra isolate UIUO_SnigA chromosome 11, RoL_Snig_1.1, whole genome shotgun sequence DNA encoding:
- the LOC144204225 gene encoding uncharacterized protein LOC144204225 isoform X2, which codes for MLNQLPNCPYPLTLYMGPDAGPGMNSPSMPCRRDVTGQSDRRPYPLPPSLSPSLPPSPPCGRSERGRAGPLVRPPSLLRRRWTLSGGLKAGCASARTRSLALQRTEPGARARNPSPAKVDAGQAAMEERARFQRRKQANPRRKSVASDGDCDVAATPEPQQEDGPTAGGSPFFSEARRYLWRGDTAVVYPEDPDQEAESPPAGREAEAAGPEIARRPTGEQLPNRGAGNRKFKCGQCGKAFKYKHHLKEHLRIHSGEKPYECPNCKKRFSHSGSYSSHISSRKCSQMVGPPPWPEPWDALSQKAHAAEPGDRYAGPFRPEALSGAQRQRRPGPSDPERHTEELLKISLAVGLPRQFVRDWLAARHVESHGSPGSHGSPGSRPIFSDAGGGSPLSSPSPDAPRADAPLDLSVPKRWAEPTEPGVLRTTHSPAPFLPPATSASPERRPFSDGVASVSRVAYALATGAAALVDIQRAGKNVWKSTFQRALLESSCDYLSGAEEATESQWQKDSGSATYACDLCHKTFQKSSSLLRHKYEHTGKRPHRCGVCHKAFKHKHHLIEHSRLHSGEKPYRCDKCGKRFSHSGSFSQHMNHRYSYCRREAHGDR
- the LOC144204225 gene encoding uncharacterized protein LOC144204225 isoform X1, whose protein sequence is MLNQLPNCPYPLTLYMGPDAGPGMNSPSMPCRRDVTGQSDRRPYPLPPSLSPSLPPSPPCGRSERGRAGPLVRPPSLLRRRWTLSGGLKAGCASARTRSLALQRTEPGARARNPSPAKVDAGQAAMEERARFQRRKQANPRRKSVASDGDCDVAATPEPQQEDGPTAGGSPFFSEARRYLWRGDTAVVYPEDPDQEAESPPAGREAEAAGPEIARRPTGEQVGAVLVQTNGWVARRKKRVTPHSSTRPFSPLCRRQLPNRGAGNRKFKCGQCGKAFKYKHHLKEHLRIHSGEKPYECPNCKKRFSHSGSYSSHISSRKCSQMVGPPPWPEPWDALSQKAHAAEPGDRYAGPFRPEALSGAQRQRRPGPSDPERHTEELLKISLAVGLPRQFVRDWLAARHVESHGSPGSHGSPGSRPIFSDAGGGSPLSSPSPDAPRADAPLDLSVPKRWAEPTEPGVLRTTHSPAPFLPPATSASPERRPFSDGVASVSRVAYALATGAAALVDIQRAGKNVWKSTFQRALLESSCDYLSGAEEATESQWQKDSGSATYACDLCHKTFQKSSSLLRHKYEHTGKRPHRCGVCHKAFKHKHHLIEHSRLHSGEKPYRCDKCGKRFSHSGSFSQHMNHRYSYCRREAHGDR